Within Streptomyces sp. SS1-1, the genomic segment TCCTCGGGTACGCCCTGTCCTGGGTGTTCGACCGGGTGTTCGGCCGTATCCACTCGGTCGACGCGAGCGGCAAGCTCACCGACCACTGGCGGCTCGACCTGTCCGGAGTGTCGAAGGCGGACTGGATCGGCCTGCCCGAGCTGCACGGCCCGTCGTTCCAGTGGTCCGCGATCCTCGTGGCCCTGCCCGTGGTCATCGCCCTGGTCGCCGAGAACGCCGGACACGTCAAGGCCGTCGGCGAGATGACCGGTGACAACCTCGACGACAAGCTGGGCACCGCGATCTCCGCGGACGGCGCCGCCTCGATGCTGTCCACCGCCGTCGGCGGCCCGCCCAACACCACGTACTCCGAGAACATCGGCGTGATGGCCGCGACCCGCGTCTACTCGACCGCCGCCTACTGGGCTGCCGCCGGCTTCGCCCTCCTCTTCGGGCTCTGCCCCAAGTTCGGCGCGGTGGTGGCCGCCGTCCCCGGCGGTGTCCTCGGCGGCATCACCGTCATCCTGTACGGCATGATCGGCCTGCTCGGCGCGCAGATCTGGATCAACGCCAAGGTCGACCTGCGCAATCCGCTGAACCTGGTGCCGGCCGCGGCGGGCATCATCATCGGAGTCGGCAACGTCACGCTGAAGATCACCGACACCTTCGAGCTGAGCGGTATCGCGCTCGGCACGCTGGTCGTCATCACCGGCTACCACGCGCTGCGGGCGTTCGCCCCCGCCCACCTCAAGACGCAGCAGCCGCTGCTCGACGAGGGCACGTCGTCGTACGACGAGGGAAGCTCCGGCGAGGGGCCTCAGCGCGCCAGCTCGTAGGCGTAGGAGGCGGTGAAGGTGCCGGGCTCCCCCTTGCAGCCGTCCGATTCCCCCGGCAGCTTCACCCACAGATAGCCGTCGATCCGGGCCTCACCCGTGGCCAGGGTGGGTGCCCGGCCCAGCTTGCGGCCCGACGGGTCGCACCACTCGCCGTCCGCCGGGGCACCGGCGCCATTGCGGCTGGTGTCGATGACGGCGCCCAGGCCCGGGCCGCCGCCGAGCGCGTCGAGGACCCGCCGGTCGTAGGCGATCTCGGCGGCCGTGGTGTGGAAGTTGGAGACGTTGCTGAAGACGCCGTCGGAGGACGCGGCCGAGGCGGCGCCCGCCTGCCGCAGCCATCCCGCCTGCGTGGCCGGAGCGTGCCAGCCGGAGTGCCCGGCGTCGTAGTACACACGGGCCCGGGGGTTGGCGGACTTGATGACCCGGCCGGCCCGGGCCAGGGACGCGAAGCGCGCGGCCCGCTGGCCCGCGGAGAGGCACTCGGACTGGGCGACGGAGTCCGGCTCCAGGACGACGACGACGTCACCGGAGCCCAGCCCGGCGGCGAACCGGTCGATCCACGCGTCGTACGCGGCCAGGTCGGGCGCCCCGCCCTCGGAGTACCCGCCGCAGTCACGGTCCGGGATCACGTACGGCACGACCACCGGGGTGCGGCCCTGTGCCGCGCCGGCCGAGGTGACCGCGCGGACCCGGGCGGTGATGGTGCCCGGCGTGACGCCAGTCGCTGGGCGCGTGTGCCTGGCACCGTCCTGCTCCCCCCTCCCCCACGGCGGGCGCGTTCCCCCGTTCTGGGGAAGCGCCGGGCCCGCCGTCACTGCGGTCACCCTAAAGCTGGGACTCTGCCCCCATGGCGCAATGCGAACAATTCACCACACCCGTGGACGCCGTCCTCTCCCGTATGCGCGCCCTCGACGCGAGGCTGCCCGGGCGCGACGGGGTCGCCGTCTTCAACCGCGTCTACCTCACCGTCACCGAGGCGGTCGACCGGCACATCGACGCGGGGCTGTTCCCCGACGCGCGCGCCGCGATCACCCTGGACGTTCGGTTCGCGGAACGGTATCTCACGGCGGTGGAGACGGCGGAGGAGGGCCTGCGTCCGCCCGCCTGCTGGCGGCCCCTGTTCCAGATGCGCCGCCATCCGGGCGTACGGCCGCTGCAGTTCGCGCTCGCGGGCATCAATGCGCACATCGGGCACGATCTCGCGCTCGCCGTGGTGGACGCCTGCCGTAGCCTCGGCTGCGAACCCACCGACCTGGAGGACGAGTTCGACCGGGTGGGCGATCTGCTCATCTCGCTGGAGGAGCAGATCCGCGAGGAGCTGATGCCGGGTCCCGACCTGTTCCGGATCGCGGACCCGCTCACCCATCTGCTCGGCTCCTGGAGCCTGGAGCGGGCGCGGGACGCCACCTGGGCGGCGGCGCGTGCCCTGTGGGCGCTGCGCCGGCTCCCCGACCTGGCCGGGGAGTTCACCGAGCGGCTGGACGCGGCCGTGGGACTGGCCGGGCGCATGCTGCTGACCCCGCTGCGCGACTGAGCGGCCGCCGAGTGGCGGTTCCCCGGGCCTTCAGTACGTTGGCCGGTGGGGGTCCGCCGATCGCGAAGGAGCTCTCCGCCATGGCCATCCGCCTCGGACTCGGTCTTCCCCAGCTGCGGCAGTACGACCTGAGCAAGGACGTGACGGACGTGGCCCGCGCCGCCGAGCGGACCGGCTACGACAGCGTCTGGGTCTACGAGCGGCTGCTGGTCCCCGAGTCGCCCACCCAGGGCCTGTACGACGTGCCGGGGCTGCCCTGGCCGGACTGGTACCGCGGGATGGCCCACCCCCTGGTCACGCTGACCCTGGCCGCGGCGGTCACCGAACGGGTCCGGCTCGGCACCGGGGTGATGGTCGCCCCGCTGCACGGCGCGGTCCAGCTCGCGAAGGCCTTCGCCACGCTGGACGCGGCGAGCGGCGGCCGGGTCGTCCTGGGACTGGGCACGGGCTGGTCGACCGACGAGTTCGCCGCGGCGGCCATCGGACCGCACAACCGGCGCGGCGGCCTCCTGGAGGAGGTCATCAAGGTCTGCCGGGCCGTGTGGGGCCCGGACCCGGTGTCCTTCGAGGGCCGTACGGCGAAGATCGACGCGGCCGTGATCGGCCCCAAGCCCGCCAGCCCCATCCCGGTCCTGGTGGCGGCGGCCGGCGACCGGGCCCTCGGGCGGGTCGTCGACCTCGGCGACGGCTGGATCCCGGTCGCCATGGACGTCGACGCGTACGCCGCCGGATGGCGGCGGCTGCAGGAGCTCGCCGCCGAGCGCGGGCGGACCCGGCCGATCGAGCGGGTGCCCCGCGTGAACGCCCTGTACTCCGCGACGCCCTACGACGGCGCCGACCGCCAGCCCTTCCAGGGCAGCGCCGACCAGATCGTGGCGGACCTCGCCGCGTACACCGAGGTCGGCGTCGACGAGGTCCTGCTCGACCTCCAGACGAACACGCGCGACGCCGAGGAGCTCAAGGACGCGGCCGCGCAGGTGTACGAGAAAGTACGGGCCGCCGGGCTCTGAGCCGGGGTCAGTCCTCGGGCAGCTCGACCGGCGCGATCTCGTCGTAGACGTCACCCGGACCCGGGTTGGTGGTGTCCGTGGTGCCGCCCAGGTGGTGCATGACGCCCCACACCGCGTTCAGCGCGGTCTGGACGGCGCCCTCGGCCCAGCCGGCGGTCCAGGAGATGTCGTCTCCGGCGAGGAAGATGCCCCGCTTGTCCTCGGGCAGCCGGTCCTGCATGAAGTGGGTGAACAGGCGCCGCTGGTAGCGGTAGTGGCCGGGCAGGTTGGCCTTGAACGCGCCCATGAAGTAGGGCTCGTTCTCCCAGGAGACCGTCACCGGGTTGCCGATGATGTGCTTCCTGATGTCGACCTTCGGGTAGATCTCGCCGAGCGACTTCAGCATGACCTCCATCCGCTCCCGCGCGGACAGCGGCAGCCACTTCAGGCTGTCGTCGCACCAGGTGTAGGAGAGGCAGATGACGGCGGGCTTGTCCGGGCCGTCGTCGAGGAGGTAGGTGCCTCGGGTCATGCGGTCGGTGAGCGTCATCGACATGACGTCCCGGCCGGTCTCCTCGTCCTTGTCCAGCCAGAACGGCCGGTCCACCGGAACAAAGAGCTTGCTGGACTCCATGTAGTGGGTGCGCTCGATCGCGGTCCAGTGGTCGATCGGGAAGAGCGAGTCGTCGCAGTCGATCTTGGAGAGCAGCATCCAGGACTGGGCCGTGAAGATCGCCGCCCGGTAGGTGCGGATGTCGCCGGTCGCGTCGGTCACGGTGATCCGGTTGCCGGCGGCTCGGTGCAGCCGGGTCACGGCCGGGCGCGGGGCGCCGTCGACGTGCAGGGACTTCAGGGACGTCCCGTACGGCCAGTGGACGATCTTCTGCGGCTCGCGTTCCCACAGGCGCAGCGGCAGCTGCTGGGAGCCGCCGACGATGCCGCGGTGGTGGTCGTCGGCCTCGGTGTAGACGACACGCAGGATCTCCAGGATGGAGTTCGGGAAGTCGGTGTCCCAGCCGCCGGTGCCGAAGCCGACCTGGCCGAAGATCTCGCGGTGCCGGAAGGACCGGAAGGCGTCGGAGTCGCAGAGGAAGCCGTAGAAGGTCTGGTTGTCGAGCTTCTCGACGAGCCTGGACCAGATCTCGCGGATGCGCGGCACGTCCCGCTCGCGCATGGCCTGGTTCATGTCGGAGAAGTCGGCGCCCTCCTCCAGGCACTTGTTCCAGGCGGCGGCGACGTCGCGGTAGACCTGCGGCAGGTCGTCGATCGTCTCCGCGTAGTGCGACTCTCCCTTGAGGTCGACGACGGTCGAGGGGGTCGCCTCCGCCAGGGGGTTGGGGAAGGGCCGGGTCTCCAGGCCCACCAGGTCGATGTAGTGCTGGAGGGCCGTGGAGGACGGCGGGAAGCGCATCGCGCCCATCTCGGCGGTCAGGCCCTCGGTGCTGGGGCCGTCGAAGCCGACGGTACGCAGCCGGCCGCCGATCTGGTCGGCCTCGTAGACGACGGGCCTGAGGCCCATCTTCATCAGCTCGTAGGCGGCGACGATGCCGGACAGGCCGCCGCCGATGACGGCGACCTCGGTGCCGTGCTCGGTGGCGGGTATCTGGCCGAGGCCGGCCGGGTGGTTCAGGAAGTCGTCGTACGCGTAGGGGAAGTCCGGGCCGAACATGGTGATCGGCGGCTGCTGCTCGTCGGCGTGCTCGACGGCGTTGGGCACGGTGGACGTCATGGGGTACGGACTCCTTGCGACTGCGGGGGAAGAGCGGGGAGGTTCAGACGAGGGACCCGTACAGGCCGGGGCGGCGGTCCTGCAGATACGGGTTGGCCTCGCGGGAGGCGGCGACGAGGGCGGGGTCGACGTCGGCGAGGACGAGGTCCTCGGCGCGGCCCGCGCGGGTGCGGGCGATGCCGTCGGGGCCGGCGAGCGTGGAGAGGCCGACGAACTCGAACTCCCCTTCCTGACCGACCCGGTTGACGTACGCGACGTACATCTGGTTCTCGAAGGCCCGCACCGGGATCATCGACTCGGCGACGAACTGGAACGGGTGCATCTGCGCGGTCGGGACGATCAGCAGCTCGGTGCCGGCCAGCGCGTGGGCGCGGACGTTCTCCGGGAACTCGACGTCGTAGCAGATCAGGATGCCGACCCGGACGCCGTCGACCTCGGTCTGGACGACCTGCCGGTCCCCCGGCGTGAAGTGGTCGCGCTCGAAGCAGCCGAAGAGGTGCGTCTTGCGGTAGCCGGCGAGCCGGGTGCCGTCGGCGGAGATCACCTGCGCGGAGTTGTACACGGTGTCGCCGGCCCGCTCGGGGTAGCCGTAGGCGATCGCGAGTCCGTGGCGTACGGCGCTCTCGGCGACAGCGTCGGCGTACGCGCCGTCGGCGGGCTCGGCGAGCCGGGCGATGTCGTCGCCGATCGCGTACCCGGTGAGGAACATCTCCGGCGTCACCAGCAGCCCGGCGCCCGCGGCGGCGGCGCGGCCCGCGGCCTCGTCGAGGACCTTGAGGTTCTCGACGGTGGAGCCGGGGCGGCCGGAGCTCTGGAGCAGGGCGGTGCGCATGTGTCCTCACCGGGGCGAAAGGGGTGGTTGTGGGGCCATGAAGAAGGTACGGTCGGCCGCCCGGCAGGGACAAGGAGGAGCCGTTGCGCGCCGGTGAGCGGTTCGTTGCGTTCGAGGACGGCTTCGCGGCGATTCGTTGCGGGACCGGGCGCGGGGGTCGTCCCCCGCGCCCTTCACGCGTCACGCCGGGGCGGTCCGGGCCCTGGTCAGCGCGGCCGCCGTCACCAGGTACGGCACCGCGAGGACCGCGAAGACGGTGCCGTGGGCGAGGTCCGTGCCGAGCAGGGCGTACACGCCGAACGCGGCGATCGTGGCGAGCTCGGTGCCCAGGCTCGCCACCGAGGTGAGCGTGGCCCGGCGGGACTCGTCGATCCGGTGCTGGAGGCGGACGTCGGCGAGCACCTCGGCCAGCTGGAAGCCGGCGAAGGCGACACCGACCAGGACGATCCCGGCCAGGGTGCGGGACGCCGCGCCGACGGCCAGCGCGAGGGCCGCGCCCGCGAGCAGCGCCGCCAGCCCCCTGGTGCCGAGGCGTTCGGCCGGTCCGGCCAGCAGGCTCCCGACGGTGACGGCCGCCCAGACCAGCATGACCAGGTACGGCACGGCCGACTCGGCGACCCCGAGGTCGCGGACCAGCAGCGGGACGTACTCGTCCAGCGCGCCCCACACGGCCGCGACCGCCGGGACGAGCAGCAGCGCGCCGCGCACGGCCCGGTCGTCACGCACCTCGGCGAGCCCGGACCGCAGGGTCGCGGCCCAGCCGCCGTGGCCGCCGGCCGGCCGTTCGTGCCGCTCGGGGAACAGGGTGGCCACCGCGGCGGTGACCAGGCACGCCAGGACGCTGGCGCCACCGACGGCCGGGTAGCCGCCCAGGGCGAGCACAGGGCCCGCGAGGCCGAGGGAGGCGACGGTGCCCAGCAGACGCGCGGCACGGGCGCGGCCCATGACGCGCGCGTACCGGCCGGCGGCGCCGCGCCGGTCCAGTTCGTCGTAGACGAGGGCCTCCAGCGCGCCGGAGCCGAGCGCCCCGCCCGCGCCCCACAGCACGAAGCCGGCGGCGAAGGCGGCGTACGACGGCGCGGTCACCCACAGCGCGAAGCCGGCGGCGGTGAGCAGCGGGCCGATCCACAGCAGCCGGCGCCGGGAGACCGTGTCGGCCCAGACGCCCGAGGGCACCTCCAGGAGCACGGCGGTGAGCGACCACAGGGCGAAGAGCGAGGAGATCTGCCACAGCGGCAGGCCGGTGTCGGCGAAGAGCAGCGCGTACACCGGGTAGAGCAGGACGAAGTCGTCGAGGAACGCGTAGCCGTACAGCGTGGCCGTCAGGCGCCGTACGCCGGTCGTGGGCACACGCGTCGGTGAGAGTGTCATGGGGCCTTCCCGCAGGGACGTCTCGGACACCGGGGGTGCGGCGTCCGGGGCGGACCTCGGGAGGCACGGCTGGTGGATCAATGTCGCCAGGTCATGACACCGATGATAGGCGCCGGGGCGGCTCTCAGGCGGGTGAGCCGGAGGAGAAGCGGCGCAGCAGCGGGGAGAGCACCAGCACCGACTTGGTGCGCTCCACGAACGGCTCCCCGGCGATCCGCTCCAGGACCCGTTCGAAGTGCCGCATGTCGGAGGCGAAGACCTGCACGACCGCGTCCGCGTCGCCGGTGACGGTCGACGCGGCCACGACCTCCTGGTACGGCTCCAGACCTCGCCGGATCGTCTCCGGCGAGGTGTTGTGCCGGCAGTAGATCTCGACGAACCCCTCGGTCTCCCAGCCGAGGGCGGAGGGGTCGACGCGGACCGTGAAGCCGGTGATGGCCCCGGTGGCCCGCAGCCGGTCCACGCGCCGCTTCACGGCGGGCGCGGACAGGCCGACCAGGGCCCCGATGTCGGCGTAGGAGCGGCGGGCGTCCTCGGCGAGGGCGTGCACGATGCGTTCGTCGAGATCGTTCAGCACTGCGGGCGGTTCACTTCACTTCAGGTACGGCGAGACGGGACCGGCGATACCCGTACAGGAAGTAGAACACGAGTCCGGCGGCCATCCAGCACCCGAAGACGACCCAGGTGACGGTGTCGAGGCTGGCCATGTTGTACACGCAGAACAGGAAGCCGAGCGCCGGCAGCACCGGCCCGAACGGCACCCGGAACGTGCGCTCCAGCTCCGGCCGCTTCCGGCGCAGCACGATCACCGCGATGTTGACCAGCGCGAAGGCGAACAGCGTGCCGATGCTGGTGGCGTCGACCAGCTTGCCCAGCGGGATGAGGGCGGCCAGCGCACCGCAGAACAGCGACACGATCACCGTGTTGAGGCGGGGGGCGCCGGTCTTCGGGTGGACCTTGCCGAGGGCCTTGGGGACGAGGCCGTCGCGGGACATGGCGAACAGGACGCGGGTCTGGCCGTAGAGGACGGTGAGGACCACGCTGGCGATGGAGATGACCGCGCCGAGGGCGAGCAGGGTGCCCCAGAAGGTCTGGCCGCTGACGTCGTTCATGATCGCGGCGAGGGAGGCCTGGGAGCCCTCGAACTTGGTCCAGTGCCAGGCGCCGACGGCGACCCCGGCGACGAGGACGTACAGCGCGGTGACGATGATCAGCGAGAGCATGATCGCGCGCGGCAGGTCCTTCTTGGGGTCCTTGGCCTCCTCGCCCGCGGTGGAGGCGGCGTCGAATCCGATGTAGGAGAAGAACAGGGTGGCGCCGGCCGCGCTGACCCCGGCCATGCCGAGCGGCATGAAGTCGGCGTAGTTGCCGGACCTGAAGCCGGTGAAGCCGACCGCGCAGAACAGCACCAGCGCGACGATCTTGACCGCGACCATGATCGTGTTGGCGCGGGCGGACTCGCGGACGCCGCCGAGCAGGAACACCATCGCCAGCAGGACGACGACCAGCGCGGGCAGGTTGATGACACCGCCCTCGCCGGGGGCGGAGGAGAGCACGGACGGGATGGTGACGCCTATCGTCCCGTCGAGCAGTTCGTTGAGGTACTCGCCCCAGCCGACGGCGACGGCGGCCACCGAGACCCCGTACTCCAGGACCAGACACCAGCCGCAGATCCAGGCGACCAGCTCGCCCATCGTTGCGTATGCGTACGAGTACGAGGAGCCCGCGACGGGGATGCTGCCCGCCAGTTCGGCGTAGGACAGGGCCGAGAAGAGGGCCGTGAGACCGGCGATCACGAAGGCCAGGGTGACCGCGGGGCCGGCCTCCGGGACCGCGTCGCCGAGGACGACGAAGATGCCGGTGCCGAGGGTGGCACCGATGCTGATCATGGTGAGCTGCCACAGCCCGAGGGAGCGCCGCAGGGACCCTCCCTCGCCCTGGCCACCCTCGGCGACCAGGTGTTCCACGGGCTTGCGGCGCATCAGGCGCGCGCCGGTCCCACGTGGGGCGGCGGCTGCCGTCCGGTCTCTGTCCTGCGGGGGTGCGCCTTGGTCGAGCACGCGCTGGCTCCTTCGCTGCCGGTCAGACGGGCAGGGACCGGCGGCATCCCCTGAGGGCGGGGACCCACCGAGCGGGGTCCCTGCCACGCCACGTTCGAGGCGACAGCCTACGAGGATCGACGTTGCGGGTGAAATGCAGCAACCTTGCGCATACCCGCAAGATCATTGCGTCTCCGGCGACTCGGTGGGGTTTCGTTGCAGCGGGCCTTTCGACCGTTGCACACGGCGAGGAACCGGGAGCGGTGCACGAGACGGCCCCCGCCCTCCCGGCGTGCGGGAGAACGGGGGCCGTACGTGACGAGACGTCAGCTCCAGCTGGCGTGCAGCGGCTTGCCCTCCGCGTACCCGGCCGCGCTCTGCACGCCGACGACGGCCTTCTCGGTGAACTCCTCCAGCGAGGCGGCACCCGCGTAGGTGCAGGAGGACCGCACGCCCGCGATGATCGAGTCGATCAGGTCCTCCACCCCGGGCCGGTCCGGGTCCAGGAACATCCGCGAGGTGGAGATGCCCTCCTCGAACAGCGCCTTGCGGGCCCGGTCGTACGCCGACTCCTCCGACGTGCGGTTGGCCACGGCCCGCGCGGACGCCATGCCGAACGACTCCTTGTAGAGCCGCCCGCTGGAGTCCTGCTGCAGGTCACCCGGCGACTCGAAGGTGCCGGCGAACCAGGACCCGATCATCACGTTGGACGCGCCTGCGGCGAGCGCCATGGCGACGTCGCGGGGGTGCCGGACACCGCCGTCGGCCCACACGTGCTTGCCGTACTTCCTCGCCTCGGCCGCGCACTCCATGACGGCGGAGAACTGCGGGCGGCCGACGCCGGTCATCATGCGGGTGGTGCACATGGCGCCGGGGCCGACCCCGACCTTGATGATGTCCGCGCCGGCCTCGATCAGATCGCGCACGCCCTCGGCGGCGACGATGTTGCCCGCGACGATCGGCACCCGCGGGTCGAGCGCCCGCACGGTCCTGATGGCGGCGATCATCGACTCCTGGTGCCCGTGCGCGGTGTCGATGACCAGGGTGTCCACACCCGCGTCGAGCAGCTGCTTGGCCTTCCCGGCCACATCGCCGTTGATGCCCACGGCGGCCGCGACGCGCAGCTTGCCGTCGGCGTCGACGGCCGGGGTGTACAGGGTGGCGCGAAGGGCGCCCTTGCGGGTGAGGATGCCCGCGAGACGGCCGTCGGCGTCGACGGCGGGGGCGTAGCGACGGTTGTGCGCGTCGAGCTTGTTGAAGGCCTCGCGCGGGTCGATGTCCGCGTCCAGGAGCAGCAGGTCGCGGGACATGACGACCTCGAGCTGCGTGAAGCGGTCCACGCCGGACAGGTCGCTGTCGGTGACGACGCCGACCGGCCGCCGGTCCTCGTCGACGACCACACCGGCGTTGTGGGCGCGCTTGGGCAGCAGGGCCAGGGCGTCGGCGACGGTCTGGTGGGGGGCCAGCACGATCGGGGTGTCGAGCACGTGGTGGCGGCTCTTCACCCAGGACACGACGTCCGTGACGACCTCGATCGGGATGTCCTGCGGGATGACGACCAGGCCGCCGCGCCGGGCCACCGTCTCGGCCATGCGGCGGCCGGCGATGGCGGTCATGTTGGCGACGACCAGCGGGATGGTGGTGCCCGTGCCGTCCGGGGAGCTGAGGTCCACGCCCTGCCGCGAGCCGACCGCGCTGCGGCTCGGGACCATGAAGACGTCGTCGTACGTCAGGTCGTACGCGGGCTGGATGTCGTTGAGGAAACGCACGTGCTGCACATCCCAGTCGATCAGAGGTGGCCCCCGGACAGGACAGCCAGGGGGAAGAGCACGTACTTCATTGTCCCATGCTGACCGGAACGCCCTGAACGGTCACATCGTCCAAGCAGGTCAGCCCCCTACTTGGAGGAACCTCCGAGGTCGAGCAGCACGGTGAGGTCCGGGGTGCGGTCCGTCGCCTCGGCGAGGACGTCCCGCGCCACCCGCCACTCCTCGGGCCGCGCGTCCGCGTAGCCCCGCCAGTTCCGTACGACGACCCACAGGCCCCGCTCGCGGGCGTCCTCGGGCCAGACGGTGCGGTCGGACAGGGAGTCCGCCAGCGCGTCCCAGTTGCGCCCGAACCAGTCCGGCAGCCGCAGGGCCTCGGCGCAGCGGTCCATCAGCGCCGCCTTGTCGGTGACCCCGTCGAGGTCCAGGGTGACCACGAGCTCCGTCATACGCGTGCCGCTCCGATGTTCGTCGATGCGGAGAGGGGGCGGCACCGGGCCGCCCCCTCGTCCGACGTGTCGTCAGTTCCCGTCCGGGTCCGACCTGCTGAGCGCGGGCTTCGGCGCCGGGCCGGCCGTCATCAGGACGTCCGCCGCGGAGGTGTCCGTCACCAGGCTGGTGACGAGCCCCGAGCGCAGCACCGCGTCGATCGCGGCCGCCTTGCGCGCGCCGCCCGCGATCGCGACGACCTCGGGGATACGGCGGAGCTGGTCGGCCTTGACGGTGATGCACCGCTCGCCGAGGTCCCGGCCGACCCGGCGGCCCTGGGCGTCGAAGAGGTGCGCGGACATCTCGGCGGCGACGCCGAGCGAGGCGTAGTGCGCGCGCTCCTCGTCGCTGAGCATGTCGTGCACCGTCGAGATGCCCGGCTCCCAGGAGCCGATGGAGACGCAGGCGACCGTGACCTTGTCGAAGTACTCGAAGGCCCGGGCGATCCCCGTCTGGTGCCGCAGCGCCTTCGCGGTGGCCGCGTCCGGCAGCAGCATC encodes:
- a CDS encoding barstar family protein, with amino-acid sequence MTELVVTLDLDGVTDKAALMDRCAEALRLPDWFGRNWDALADSLSDRTVWPEDARERGLWVVVRNWRGYADARPEEWRVARDVLAEATDRTPDLTVLLDLGGSSK